The Agrobacterium cucumeris genomic interval AGGGTGAAAGACATGCAGAGTGGAAATGTGACGACGCCGTTTGGGCGGCGGCCGATGACGCTTGCCTTAGTGGCGGCACAGTTCAAATCCGCCGACATCAGGCAGGGTAAATCGGCCGACAAGTGGAAGATCTATCGCGATGCTTGTGACGCGCGATCATTGTTGGGTTTGCGCGATCGGGCACTTGCAGTGCTCAACGCGCTTCTATCATTCTACCCTGAGGCTGAACTCAAGGAGGAAGCGAATCTTATCGTGTTTCCGTCCAATGCCCAACTCGCGGCACGGGCAAACGGTATCGCCGGCACGACGCTACGCGAGAACTTGGCCCTCTTGGTCGATGCAGGTCTCATCCAACGGAATGATAGCCCGAACGGGAAACGCTATGCGCGCAAGAGCTCAGATGGGTCCATCGAGACAGCCTTTGGCTTCAGTCTTGCGCCGCTTCTGGCCCGATCAGAAGAACTTGCGGTTATGGCCCAGCAGGTCGCAGAGGGTAATCGCAAGCTCAAAATCGTCAAAGAGCGCATCACAATTGCCCGACGGGATGTCCGGAAATTGATCTCTGCGGCAATGGAAGATCACGTTCCCGGGGATTGGGCCAAGGTCGAGGAGCTTTATGTTGAAGCCATGGCACGGCTGCGGCGGGCAAAAGGGGCGGACGAATTAATCGGAATTCTCGACGAAGTCGAGATGCTGAAGGAAGAAGTAGTCAATCTATTGGAACGGCACGTCAATCTTGGAAAATCCGACGCCAATGATGACGGATTCCGTCAGCACATACAGAATTCAAATACCGAATCCAGCAATGAACTTGAACCTTGCTCTGAAAACGAGCAGGGCGCGAAGCAGAGTAAAAACGTTGAACTAAGAGCCGAATCGATAAAATCATTCCCGCTTGGTATGGTCCTTCGGGCATGCCCGGAGATTTCCATGTATGGTCCGGGCGGAGCAATCGGCAGCTGGCGGGACCTTATGATGGCCGCCGTGGTCGTGCGATCAATGCTGGGGGTAAGCCCGTCGGCCTACCAGGACGCCTGCGAAGTAATAGGGGCTGAAAACGCGGCCGCAATGATGGCTGCAATCCTGGAGCGGGCGGGGCACATCACATCGGCCGGTGGATATCTTCGCGATTTGACGTCGAGGGCGAAACGCGGCGAGTTTTCTCTCGGACCAATGTTGATGGCGTTGCTGCGGGCCAATGGCGGCGAACAAAGGCGGGCTTAATCGCGGTTCCAAATTATATCCCTTGAAAAACATTAGTGCCCTTTGAACCGCCGCTTTGTTTTGTTGTCAGCTGACCACAAGCTAAATTGTTGTTTTTGCTACTTGGTTGCAATAATAGCATTCTAAGGTGCGATTTTACTTCGCAGATCCATTCAGAATGGCGGCCCGTTCAGGTGCGTGAGCGAATGCGAGACCTTATATCCATGCGGACGCTCCGCGACCACATATTTGGATGCGTTGCACAGTGGGGAGTCATATGTTGGCGAAGCTTGGATGCGATCGCCGAAAGCAGCCTTCTGCATGCAGCCATCCCAGCCAGTACCTTATGGCGTTTTTCCCGGAGACCGGTGTTGCCAGGCGGTGGGCCTTTTGCTTGCGCAGCTTTGATGCCTGGTTTCGTTCGCACGGAGATCGGTACGCGCTCAACTTGTGCTGTGGCGGCTAGTACCTAGAGAGAAAGACGCTCCGCTGCGTCGATATCCCGATCGGACCTCGCAGCGAATGAAATAGAACCTCTTCAAGTCGATCCTTCGATCACTCGGAAGATGGCTGACGGAGTGGCGAGTTCTCGCTTAGACCAATATTGATGGCTTTGATGCGTTCTCATGTCCAGCAGCGTCGTGTTGGCTAGCAAAACCACCGAACCCGGGCACTACAGGATTCGAACACATGAGAACTGGTTTCTAGATTGGAGAAGCCCGACGACTATGTGTTCAGATCGATTGTATTATCACGGGTCGTGCCATCTGATTCATGGAATTAGTCCGTACAGGTGGCAAGAACAATTGACTCTTGGATCGCGCTGGCAAACAAAGCAGCGATGTACAGAGGATGAATAATTGCTGACCAAGAAATCCAGACCCAGGATGGCGCCGTAGCGGCAGAAGCTGAGCCCGCTGCTCCGAAAAAGACTTCAAAAAGGAAATAACACGAAGGCTGAAAAAATTCGTGCGAATGCGTCGAAACTGGCGAAGCAGAAGGTCCGCGGCCTTACCGGGGAGGAAAAGCTGGAAAAGATTGGTCAGATTGAAGCTACGGTCGCTGGCGGCGCAACCTTGAAGATGCCGTGAAAAGCGCTGGTATTTCGGATCAGACTCATTATCAGTGGAAGAAGGCTTTGGCTCAACCGGCGCCACCCGTTTCCGCAGCATCTCTTTCGGTGGATGACGAACTCGCCGAATTCATCCAGCTCGAGGAAGAAAATCGGCGCCTCAGAAAGCTGCTCTCAGAGAAGCTGCGCGCCGAAAACGCTGATCTGCGCAAGAGACATGGTATGAGTTAGCGGTCTTTCGGTGTCCATCCCTCGATCACCTTGACGTGCAATCCTCGGGATTGGCCGGTTTCAAAAATTCCCGTGCATCCTGATCATTCTGCGCCCTCACTCATTCCATTTCTTAGGAACATGCGAACACCACGATCCAATTTCATCGTCGAATATAAGACGAACAGGCGCCAGACACTTCGCCGAACCTCAATCTGGGGCGATCTGGATTTGCAGGCTGTTGCCCGCGCGGTAGAGGCTGACGATGTGATGCCAAAGCTTGATCTGCCTCAAGCAGCATCAGTTCAGGAGGACGTTGTCGCGGTGAAGTTCGAGGTGGTAGACTACTCGGATGTTCCGATTGACGGCGAAGTCCCTCCGGATAGTCCTGCCGCAACGTCGTCGTCGAAAGAGTTTTCCATCGAGTCTGAAGCTGTGGAAGACGATGCGTCCGACCCCACGCGCTCGGTGCATCAGCAGCGTAGCCCGGGTTCAGGATGGACTCCGAAGTCTGGAGCGAAAGCACGGAGTAAGAAGACGCCGTCAGCGAGCCCCGCAAGTGCACCAATTCTCAATCTTCGCCGCGATCCCCCGCTGCTGTGCGGCTTGGATGAAGAGCTCGCCGCTCTCGAGGCTGAAAACCGCCATCTGAGAAGCCTCATGGTCGTGAAGCTCCGGAAGGAGAACGAAAGGCTGAAGTTCATGCTTCGGCGATTTGGTCAAAGTCGCTAAGTTTGATTACTAGCACGAACGAGTATGCGCATCGGTCGGCGACCGCTGAACCCGCAGTAGCAGGCGTCTAAGGCGGGAATCTCGTAAATTCGGTGGTTGATGGTGTCGTTTGGCATTTAATCGTAAGAACGCGGCCGTTCCGGCAGGTGGTGGCATTTAATTTGAGATTTTCGGTGCGATTTTCGGCGTCTGGCACCTTCCGATTTGGCAATAACCGTTTGTGACGGTTTAGCATTTTCTGAGGACGATTGGCCGACGGCATTCATCTTTTCCATGGCGACGAATCTCACCTTAAGTGCCAATCGAAGCCTGAATCTCAAAATTAACTGCTCAATCTCAATTTAAGTGCCACGCTATCTTGTTGAAATTATCGCATGCGGAGTCTTGCGATTAAATGCAAAACGACACAAGACTCCCATTATGTTGTCGTCCATTCGGGCGCCTCCCCGGCCATCTTTCCTACGCTGCGACCGCTCTGTCGACACGATCGCCTTGACTTGGTCTTGGCCACTGTGCTCGTAAGCAATGACGACGTGGCGAGCCCTGGACACGACTTAGCCGTTGTAACGCTCGATGAGGTCCCCGGTGGACGGCCCGAACATTCTATCGAATGTCCTGCTGCTGTCGATAGGCCATTCACTGCAGCCAAGGTCGGAACACGTTGAAAGGTGGGGGGGATCGTACTACTATATAGTTGGAACGAAAGGCGATCAGCTTCGATGCAGATAGTGTGGACATTTACAGCGCGGTCATACCTCGACCAACTCGCATCGGAAGAGAAAGCAAAGGTGGTCAACGCTGTTGAACGTCTGTCGCGCGGCGGACGATCCTCAGCTCTGGAGCAAACAAAGCTATTGCTCGGGACGAAAGATCTCTTTTCCCTTAGGGTGGGAGCCGAGTTGCGAGTCCTCGTTCGCTTCGAGGGCGAAAATCTAAAAATTGAGGACGTCGTTAGGCG includes:
- the repC gene encoding plasmid replication protein RepC; translated protein: MQSGNVTTPFGRRPMTLALVAAQFKSADIRQGKSADKWKIYRDACDARSLLGLRDRALAVLNALLSFYPEAELKEEANLIVFPSNAQLAARANGIAGTTLRENLALLVDAGLIQRNDSPNGKRYARKSSDGSIETAFGFSLAPLLARSEELAVMAQQVAEGNRKLKIVKERITIARRDVRKLISAAMEDHVPGDWAKVEELYVEAMARLRRAKGADELIGILDEVEMLKEEVVNLLERHVNLGKSDANDDGFRQHIQNSNTESSNELEPCSENEQGAKQSKNVELRAESIKSFPLGMVLRACPEISMYGPGGAIGSWRDLMMAAVVVRSMLGVSPSAYQDACEVIGAENAAAMMAAILERAGHITSAGGYLRDLTSRAKRGEFSLGPMLMALLRANGGEQRRA